The segment CAGGCAGAGCAAGTAAATGAGAATTTTAGAGAGCAATTCCGAGCCGCGATCGCAATTCTCAGCAGTTCAATTCCTGCACGCAAAGTTCCCAGTTTTCAGGAATGCCGATTCTGTGACATTTCAACTGCGTACTGCCCAGAGCGATCGGAAAATCATTTAGAACAAAACTCTTCAGAGCATGGCTTGTTTTGAGTTGCGCCAGTTAGATCAATTTTCTGGCGCAACAGTTCAACTGCTTCCCGATGTTTCTAACGGGTTTTCATCGGAATTTGGAATGGAAGTCGCTTAGGAGTAGCTTTCTCAGTTGGCTCTAGGATGAAGTAGCCGTCAACCGCAGAGGACTCTGGTAGTGCTGCGACTTTGTGTTCAAACTCGGTTGGAGTTAGGTCGTGAGACACAAGTAGATCGTATTGGGCGACATATCCCTCAAGCACATTACTTCGAGCAGCAAGCTTTCTCAACGATGGGATGATCATCGTTCTTTCTTTTTCTAGCCCAATCCCAATATTCTTATTTAAGCCAGATCCCCCATGTAATACTGGAATCCAGCCTGTTGAGTACCATGTTTCATCGACTTTCCGGCGTAGGTCATCAATCCAGCTATAGCGCTTAGTTTCTTCGTTGGCAAAATCTAGCCATTCAACTAATTCAGCCACAGACACTGCATCGACAAAATCGCTGGCTAGAAACCGTTCTGGGTACTCACCAACTAAGATCTCCTTGGCAATGCGTCGTCCCTGAGTTTGCCAGATTTGATTAGTTTCTTGAATTTCGTGTTGAGCAACGTCTAACATTCCTAATTCGGCAGAGCAGCGAGCCTGAGCGAGTGCAGTCAAGGTGAAATACTCCTCATACGCCATCGCCGTTTCGATCGTGGTTGCACTCAGCAGTAACTCGCGATACCGCATATTGATTTCTGAGAGGGTGCGTCGCGAATCGTGTAAAATTGTGTAACGGTGATCAATAGGCGTTTTGTCTAATTTTGTCAGGGCATCGAGTGAGGCAAAGAGCTTTGCTCGTTCGTTGCTTGCCAAGAAGTGTTGAATGTCCTGAATGTCCTTCTGAATGCTTTTGAGTCTGTCGTCGATCTTACTCAGCTTGTTGTTGATTGCAATGAAGCCAACACTGCTAACAACTAAACCTAATCCAGATAGAACAGCGGTTCCTGTGGCAATTTGAAGTACTTGTTGCGTAGTTTGTGACAGTGAGCCAACTTGTGAAGAGAGTTGTGTCAGCAAGACAGTATTCTGTTGCACTGTATCCTTCAAATCCGACATCTGCATACTGTTGACGATGCCTGGAATGAAGTTGAGTCCTGGAATAAGGTTGAGAACTTGGGAACTGGCTGGGAGGATGTGGCGCACAATTTGCCCGCCATGTCCGGTTCCGGCTGCCCACCGAATGACACCACCGTAGGCTTTGTATTGTCCTGTTATTAATCCCATTATTACGTCTGATGGGATCATCCGAGTGACTTCCCAGCCTGGAAACATCATAGTCTTGACCTCAAGGAATTGTTGATACGGAATATCAGAAATATTCTTGGCTAGTGTTCCTTGAGAGATGCGATCGCTAACCCATCAAAATTTGAGATGATTTCCTGAAGCTGCACTAGGGTGAAGTTACTTCGTATCCTGTGAGCATGAAGCCTGCCCAGTGATAGGGATGCTCAAAGGGTCGGTGGGACATACCTTTGATTGCAGCATCTTTAAGGGCGAGGTGGGCAGCATCTTTGAGAGTTTCGGCGTGTCCACTGTGGTTGGGAAGTCGATCGCTTAATGCGTTGTACCAGGGAATTAAAGTTGCGTAGTCGGATTTTAGCCAGGTTTGTGCTTCGCGGAAGGCATCGATCGGGGAGAGCGATCGACGCAAGTTTTCGTAGAGGCGGATCATGAAGAGAGCGCTGGAGATTTCATCGACAATCCAAAGGGTGCTGATGACAAAGTTAACTCCGGCTTTGAGGAAGCCTGCGACGAGTCCGACGTATTCATCAGTGAGGTCGCGTTGGCGCGTAAGTCCGGTTTCGCAGGCGGAGAGGCAGACAAGACGATAGGGATTGAGGTTAAGTTGGAAGATGTCGCGCAGGGTGAGGAGTTCGGTTCCGGCGAGGGCGAGGGCGGAGTCGAGGGGGTCGTCGAAGTTGTGGTAGGCGTGTCCGGTGAAGTGGAAGAAGTCGGCGGGTTGGGTGAGGTGGATTTGTAGGGCGGTACGGGTGGCTTGGTCGGAAGTGAGGGAGTGGGTGGAGAAGAAGGTGGAGATGAGGGTGGATTCTAGTTCGGCGTAGAGCATTTTTTTGGGGGTTTTGCTCTGGCGCTTGGTGTAGTGGGTGGGGGGATCTTCGATGCTGGTGAGAGTGGGGGAGTGGGGGAGTGGAGAAGTGGGGAGATGGTCGAGGGCAAGGCGGGCGCTGGGAAGCATGGTGCAGCGGAATTTGCCAGGGAAGAGGGACTGGAGGGGAAGGAGATGGAGATCGCGGTGGGGAATGAGGATGAGGGTTTGGATGGGTTGGAGTTCTTTGCAGAGGGAGTTGATTTCTAAGATTTTGCGGAGTTTGTTGAACAGCAGGAGTTCCATGTTTTGCCGCCATGGGTCGGTTTTGCCGTTTTCATAGTTGTAGTTTTGGTAGAGGGCCGTCCATTGCTGGAGCCATGCTTCAAATTGGGCGAGTTGGTGGGCGGCGGCAGGGTAGGGTTGCTGTCCGGGTTTCAGTGAGGAGGTTTTGGGGGAAGTGAGGGGGAGGATTTTTGGGGGTTGGTTGTGATGGAGGATGAAGGTGGTGATTGCAGCGGGGCTTCTATGCCAGTAGATGGCGGCGGTGGTTTCGTTGAGGAGGGATTGGATCTCTGTGTAGGAAGTGTTTGGGGTAGAGGCTTTCCAGTCTTCTCGTAAGCGCCATAGGCAGCGATTTTTGCAGGTCTCGGCAAGTTCGATGGCTGCAATTGGATCTTGCTGGGCTAGGGAATCGATTTGGATTTGCTTGAAGCTTTCAAAGCGGCGTTCTAGTGAGATTTTTTCACCGAGTGAACGGTCTGGATCATCTAGTAACCGTTGGAGTTTAGCAGAGGCTTCTTGCAGTGCGGCTTGGATTGTTCTTTGATCACCCAATTGCTGACAGATCTTTAGGAAGTCTTGCCAGAGTTCGAGGTGAAGTTTAGGATAGTCGAGGAGGGGAAGCAGATCAATTGCTTTCTGATAGTTCTCTCTTGCTCTGAGCCAGTTTTGAAAAGGTGAGGGTTGGTTTTGACTTGAGTTGTAAAGTGTTTTTGCCTTGCGACGATGTAGCATTGCTATCCCGTAAGGATAAGCAGAAGAATCTGGTAGAATTGCTTGAATGCCTTCATCCCAAACTGTTAGAGCTAATTTATCGTCTCCCTGAAGTTCGAGAATTGCTAGACCCCGATTATCCCAAGCTTGCCAAAATTGTCCTTGAGAGTAAGCTATTGCTTGATCATAGCAAGTTATAGCTTCTCCATAGTCTTTCAGAGAGTAGAAAACGTTTCCCCGACCATTCCAGGAGTAGTAATAATCTGATTTGAGTGCAATTGCTTGCTTATAGGATCTCATTGCTTCTTGATACAGACCTAATTCACGTAAAGCATTTCCCCGCCCGTTCCAAGGATTGCAATAATCTGGCTTAAGTGCTATGGATCGTTCGTAGGAACTAATTGATTCTCTGTATTGCCCTAAGTCATACAAAACATTTCCCCGACCAGTCCAAGGTTGACAATAATTTGGCTCAAGTTTAATCGATTGATTGTAGGAATCAATCGCTTCTTTGTATCTCCCTAGTTCACGTAAAGCATTTCCAAGACCGTTCCAGGGGTCACAATAATCTGGCTTAAATGCAATTGATTGGTTATAAGAATCGATTGCTTCTTTGTAGTGTCCTAGATCATACAGAGCATTTCCGCGGCCGTTCCAAGGATTGTAATAATCTGGCTTAAATGCAATTGATTGGTTATAAGAATCGATTGCTTCTTTGTAGTGTCCTAGTTCACGCAAAGCATTTCCGCGACCGTTCCAAGGATTGTAATAATCTGAGCTAAGTTTAATTGATTGGTTATAAGAATCGATTGCTTCTTTGTAGTGTCCTAGATCATACAGAGCATTTCCGCGACCGTTCCAGGGTTCACGATCATCTGGATTAAGTCTAATCGATTGGTCATAGGAATCGATTGCTTCTTTGCATCGTCCTAATTCACGTAAAGCATTTCCGCGACCGTTCCAAGGATTATAACTATCCGGCTTGATTTTAATGGATTGCTCGAAGGAGATCAGTGCTTTTTGATACCGCTTCAAATAGTAAAGAGAATTGCCCAGGGAATTCCATGCTTTGTGATTGTGTGGGTTGAGCAAGATTGCTTTATCCAAAAACCAGAGTGCTCTTTCATAGTTATCATGTTCTAGTGCTTTAATTCCTTGTTCTAGCAATTCATTAAAGTTATCCATTGGCTCGGGGGCTGAAAGCTCTGTCATTCTCTACATAATACTTACCTAGATTTTCGCCCCTTTCCGAAGAAAAGCCACACGCGAATCAGCACCGCAAACAAAATCCCAATCGCTGAACACATCAAAACCCCGATTGCCCCCTCTGTCCAAGGCGAAACTCTCATCGGTGCAGGCACAACCTTTACAACGGACTGCACGATCGACGCATCCTCCAACTTCGCTGCCGCAAACGAAGCTGTGATCGCCACCGATCCCACCCCAACCCCCAAAACCGCGATCGAATCCTGAAACTTCTGACTTTGCGCCTCCAATCTACGATCGCGCTCCGCCTGCTCCAACTCCACCAAGCCCCGAATCGTATCCGTCGTCTTCTCCCGCACCCGCAGCCCGATCGTCAACGTCGCAATATCCCGCTCAATCTGCCGCACATCGCGACTTCCAATCTGCTCAAACTGGCTCAGCTTTTGAAACGAATGCGATCCCTTCGCCGACATGCTTGATAATCTTGATCGATAGTTCTCTAGATTTGTCTTCACCGTCTCCAACTGAAACTCTAAAAAGCTTAAACACTCCGTATACTGCGATAACAACGTCAGATTTTGCTTCAAATCCTGCGTCAAATTCTGCAAATCCAACTCAGAAACCTCTACATCCTGCATCGTCAAACTCATAATTGAAGATGGTTTCGGAAACAAATGCTGACTGAGCAACGGCTTAATCTGTCTCGTATTGCCATAAGCCCAATTTACTTTATGTCGGAATTGCAGCAAATACAGCCACTCCTGCAATGCTTCACCCGCGATCGCTTTCATCTCATCCAAGCTGGAATAAAGCGCCACAATTCCATGCTGATTTTCTAAACCACACTCAAATATCTTTGCCCCCTGCCATTGATCCGCAGAGTCTGACAGGTTCTCGATGCCCAAAATTTCACAACTCGATCGCACAATATTCTGCGGATCTTCCCCCTCTGGCAACACTCCAAACACAAGCCAGCTTCGCCCCAATTCGCGATCGCACGATCCAGTTTTTGCTAAGACGATTTCTTTTAGCAGCTTCAAATTATCAAGCGATTGCGATTCCTGTTTCTCGATCGCGCTCGTAATCAAATACTGCTCTGTATCTCCACGCCCATAGCGATACACCGTGCCTGCAATCAGATCCTTTTGAAACGATTCTCGCTCATCACTATCCTGCGTCTCATCGCGCAAGACGTAAGAAAACAAACAGAGATGGGGATAAATCAGGTGTGCCATCTAAATTAGGTAAATTACCCACTCCCAAAATTTTCCGTTGTTTGCAATTTTAGCCCGCTCTTCCTGTGCCCGCTCACTCGGATTTTTCGCCGCTAAAATCTCCTGTGCTGCTGCAATGCGATCAAGCGGCACGGACAGATTTTCAATCTCATTTTCCCCAGGTTTCGGCGATTGATTGGGC is part of the Leptolyngbya boryana PCC 6306 genome and harbors:
- a CDS encoding CHAT domain-containing protein, with protein sequence MDNFNELLEQGIKALEHDNYERALWFLDKAILLNPHNHKAWNSLGNSLYYLKRYQKALISFEQSIKIKPDSYNPWNGRGNALRELGRCKEAIDSYDQSIRLNPDDREPWNGRGNALYDLGHYKEAIDSYNQSIKLSSDYYNPWNGRGNALRELGHYKEAIDSYNQSIAFKPDYYNPWNGRGNALYDLGHYKEAIDSYNQSIAFKPDYCDPWNGLGNALRELGRYKEAIDSYNQSIKLEPNYCQPWTGRGNVLYDLGQYRESISSYERSIALKPDYCNPWNGRGNALRELGLYQEAMRSYKQAIALKSDYYYSWNGRGNVFYSLKDYGEAITCYDQAIAYSQGQFWQAWDNRGLAILELQGDDKLALTVWDEGIQAILPDSSAYPYGIAMLHRRKAKTLYNSSQNQPSPFQNWLRARENYQKAIDLLPLLDYPKLHLELWQDFLKICQQLGDQRTIQAALQEASAKLQRLLDDPDRSLGEKISLERRFESFKQIQIDSLAQQDPIAAIELAETCKNRCLWRLREDWKASTPNTSYTEIQSLLNETTAAIYWHRSPAAITTFILHHNQPPKILPLTSPKTSSLKPGQQPYPAAAHQLAQFEAWLQQWTALYQNYNYENGKTDPWRQNMELLLFNKLRKILEINSLCKELQPIQTLILIPHRDLHLLPLQSLFPGKFRCTMLPSARLALDHLPTSPLPHSPTLTSIEDPPTHYTKRQSKTPKKMLYAELESTLISTFFSTHSLTSDQATRTALQIHLTQPADFFHFTGHAYHNFDDPLDSALALAGTELLTLRDIFQLNLNPYRLVCLSACETGLTRQRDLTDEYVGLVAGFLKAGVNFVISTLWIVDEISSALFMIRLYENLRRSLSPIDAFREAQTWLKSDYATLIPWYNALSDRLPNHSGHAETLKDAAHLALKDAAIKGMSHRPFEHPYHWAGFMLTGYEVTSP